DNA sequence from the Lysinibacillus sp. OF-1 genome:
ACCAGAACTTGCCATTAATGCAATTGAAGTCGGAGCAGCTATTGTCGAAGGTCTTCAAAAAATTTGGACGGATCCAAATATCTCTGCCTCTGTCAAAATGACACAATTTAATGCAGGAGGCACCTCTACAAATATCATCCCTGGTAAAGCAACTTTTAGTATTGATGCACGAGCTCAAACAAATGAAGTGATGCAAGTAATCACAGAGGGCGTGGAGCGTGTAAAAGCATCTGTTGAAGCGATGTATGGAGCCAAGATATTTTTACAGGTAGATGCCCATATAGTAGCAGCGGTAGTGAATGATGAAGCCTTACAGCATATGAAGGCAGCTATTATTGATGTAGTTGGAGAAAAGGCTTGTGCTTCACCAATTGTGACACCAGGAGGGGAGGATTTTCATTTTTATACCTATGAACGTCCAAAGCTTAAAGCAACAATGCTTGGATTAGGTTGCGGGGTTACTCCAGGCTTACATCATCCTCAAATGACCTTTAATCAAGATCGGCTTTTAATAGGTGTAAATATTATGACAAAAGCTATTTTGAGAGCATTATAAAGAATAGAAAGAAGAGATAGGTATGATAGATATTAGGGAAATCAAAACAATAGAACAACTTGAGCAAGTTCAGCAATTAGAGTTTGATGTGTGGGGAATGCCTGCTATTCCTCTCCACCAAACGCTTACAGCAGTGAAAAATGGGGGCATCGTTGTAGGAGCCTATCAAGAAGATAAATTAGTTGGTTTTAGTTATGGTTTTTCGGGTTTTCGACAAGGCAAAAGCTATCTATGCTCTCATATGTTAGGGATTGATGAAAAATATCGATCCCTTGGCATAGGTGAAAAGTTAAAGTACAAACAGCGAGCAATTGCTATTGATCGAGGCTATGATTTAATGGTGTGGACATTTGACCCCCTTGAAACCCGGAATGCTTATCTTAATCTATCTAAATTAAAAGGTATTTGTTATACCTATATTGAAAATTGCTACGGTGAAATGCAGGATGGCTTAAATAAAGGGCTTCCTTCTGATCGATTTGAGGTAAGCTGGCATTTAACTTCAGATTATGTGGTGAACAATACTGTAATAGAAGTAGCAAATGCAATACCTGTGGCAAGCTGTGAACTTACAAAGCAAGGTTTATTATGCTTAAAAATAACTGAAAATTTAAAATTTACTGAAGATTTTTATACGCTACCTGTACCTAAGGACTTTCAAGCTTTAAAAGTACAAAATCCTAGCTTAGCATTGGATTGGCGTTTCAAAACAAGAAATATACTAAAGCAGCTATTTTCAGCAGGCTATACCGCTATTCTATTGCAACAACAAGAATACTTTAACGAATATGTTTTAGTGAAAAAAGCAGCTTTAAATTTGGAAGGGGTAAATTAATATGAAAATGTCAGAAATCACAATACGACAATTGAAGATGAAGTTAAAAGCACCGTTTACAACAAGCTTTGGCACGTTTGAAGAGAGAGACTTTTTAGTCCTTGAGGCTAAAGATGAATCCGGGTTAATTGGTTGGGGAGAATCGGTTGCTTTTCATTCACCTTGGTACAATGAAGAAACACTTCAAACAAACTGGCATATGCTCGAAGATTTCCTAATTCCTCTTATTTTAAATAAAGAGATTCATCACCCAGATGAAGTGAGCCAATTATTTGAGCCAATTCGCAAAAACAATATGGCAAAATCAACGATTGAAGGAGCTATTTGGGATATATATGCGCAGCAAACTGGCCAATCCCTAGCAGCAGCACTTGGTGGTAAAAAGGATGAAATTGAAGTAGGTATTAGTATTGGAATACAAAATTCAATCGAGGAGTTAGTTGCGTTAGTTGACGGCTATGTAAAGGAAGGCTATAAACGCATGAAAATTAAAATAAAACCAGGCTGGGATGTAGAGGTTATGCGTACATTAAGGGAAATATTTCCTGATGTAGCCTTTATGGCTGATGCAAATTCAGCCTACCGTCTAGAAGAT
Encoded proteins:
- the menC gene encoding o-succinylbenzoate synthase, with protein sequence MKMSEITIRQLKMKLKAPFTTSFGTFEERDFLVLEAKDESGLIGWGESVAFHSPWYNEETLQTNWHMLEDFLIPLILNKEIHHPDEVSQLFEPIRKNNMAKSTIEGAIWDIYAQQTGQSLAAALGGKKDEIEVGISIGIQNSIEELVALVDGYVKEGYKRMKIKIKPGWDVEVMRTLREIFPDVAFMADANSAYRLEDAETLKQLDAFQLTMIEQPLASDDIIDHASLQKLLETPICLDESIHSLEDARKAVELGSTKIINIKIGRVGGLTEAKKIHDYCEAHNIPVWCGGMLESGIGRAHNVALTTLSNFILPGDTAGSNRYWEKDIIEPEVVVKGGYIEVPQQVGIGYEINRETVNSLTVAQKTYQ
- a CDS encoding GNAT family N-acetyltransferase; this translates as MIDIREIKTIEQLEQVQQLEFDVWGMPAIPLHQTLTAVKNGGIVVGAYQEDKLVGFSYGFSGFRQGKSYLCSHMLGIDEKYRSLGIGEKLKYKQRAIAIDRGYDLMVWTFDPLETRNAYLNLSKLKGICYTYIENCYGEMQDGLNKGLPSDRFEVSWHLTSDYVVNNTVIEVANAIPVASCELTKQGLLCLKITENLKFTEDFYTLPVPKDFQALKVQNPSLALDWRFKTRNILKQLFSAGYTAILLQQQEYFNEYVLVKKAALNLEGVN